The DNA window ATTAGGTGGCTGCTAGGGGAGCCACCTGAAAAGGGAATGTTGAACCATTCAATGGCAAGCATGGCAATGGAACCAACCATGGCAATGGTCACCATTGCCACTCTGAGCGACACATGCGTGACTCTAGTCGTCCAGAACAGTTGACACCGAGGTATTGTTGACTTTGCTTTTCACAGAAGAGGCTGAAGTCAGCTGGATGCTCTTATGGAGAGCAGGGACTCGTCCACCAACAATTTCATTCATGTTCTTCTTTGGCCTCAGCAAAATAATGAAGCACTTGGGAGCAAATGTACAACCAAATAAACCATAGCTGGATGCCAAGATTGCAAATGTTTCCACAGCTACTTTAAACTTGCCTTTGGTGCTCAAGTAAGCAGGGACAATCCAGATGATAAGAACGACCAGCATTCCAAAGGTGATGCTTTTTCCTTCATAGTAATTATCCTGTGGCAACTGGTGTGCCACAAAGGTTGTGAGAAAGCCCAGTAAGGCCAAGAAGACATCCATCCCAAACGTAGAGCACAAAGGTTCTATAGAACCTTCATTACATTCCAGAATAATCTTTATATTTTGAGATTCCATGTTCTTGTACACCCTTGGGGGGTTCAATACTAAATAGgctaaagaagaagaagagtcgctcagtcgtgtccgactctttgcgaccccatggactgaagcctaccaggctcctctgtccatgggattttccaggcaatagtactggagtgaattgccatttccttctccaggggatcttcccaacccagggatcaaacccgggtctcccgcattgtagacagacactttaccgtctgagccaccacgccAATTTCAACTAGAACAGAGGTTAGCACAATGATTTTCCGATAAAGAGGGTGGATGGATATAAGTTGAGTTTTGGATTTGGAAATTCTGTAGGCTGAAAACAGTGAAATAGTCTTACCAAGAATGCaagacaggcagagagaaaacCCCAGTACCAGAGTGATCTGACAGGCCATGCAAGACCAGTTGTAGGGCTTGCTGATGAAGAGCATGGAAGACAGCAGTGTGATGACAAGAGAAACCTGAATAAGAAAGCTCAACTCCCGGCCATTAGCCATCACCAGCGGAGTATGTCTGTGTATCACATAAACAGTTGTGACTGCCAAGACCAGAAGTGCCCCAAAGATGGAGAGAATGACAAGCGTGAATCCCAGGGCCTCATCATAAGCAAGGAATTCCACTTCTTTCAGCACACACTCACTCTTTTGTGGATTGGACCAGTAGTCTTCACCACATTGATCACACTCCCTTTGACCTAATGAACAAAGAACAGAGGACTGACTGCAGAGAAATCCAGTTGTCCCCATCGGCTGTGAATTGCCCAGAAGAACCAAAGGCCTCATACAGGACTCAATGAGATTTTttatagagaatatatatatatctttaaaaataaaatcagtgataaaatgGTCTTAGAGTGTGCAGCTAACAGTAAAGATTGAGAATTCTTTTCAATTTTGGAAATTCAGTCTCCCTCCTTGATTTCAGCTGTTTCTGCATGAATCTTTTTAAGTAAGatgcctctttctttctcctctaatTATCTAATTGAGAAGGGTGGTGTATCCCCTCACAAACCTAAGAACAACCCACAAATATGTGAGAACATTAAAGCTATTAAGGTAAAACAAGGTTTGTGACAAGGATACAGTTGATTATTATAAAACACGAGTGTTTTCAGCCTTTTATTCAACATCTTCCTCACCTACTGAAGACAATTTGTCTTTGCCCACTCAGCCTTCCCCTCCTCACCCTCCAGATGCAGATTTGAGACAATAGTTGGAGAAAGGTTGAGaactagaagaaaggaaataaaaatagcaacaatACTAACTAAGATTGAAAACACTTGGGGGGCATTTAGCTGAGCAGAGGCTCTAAAGAATATTGTTTAGTCATtttagttgtgtctaactctttttgtaaccccatggactgtaggctgccagcctcctctgtccatgggatttcccaggcaagaatactgaaattggttgccatttccttctccaggggatcttcccaacctggggattgaacccatgtctcctgcattgacagatgagttctttaccactgagcccctgggaagccAAAGGAGAATATTGTTACATAAGAAAAATTTGAGATGAATCTGTGGTGGATTATGAAATGTATCTCTTCACCATTCTCTGAAAGATGCAGGTAAAGACTGGAATTTCCTCTCAATCACTTCTGACTGCTAGACTGGATTTCTCTTGATGCAACTCTTCAGAGTCTGGGGTACATGGAATCCCCGGAGTTGTTCAgataatgtgttttcttttccatttggggaaaattttccatttttaaaattctcttttaaataaattgctATTGATGAACTTTTGGCAAAAGATAAGTacaatttgtgttatttttaacagaaggtagcaataaaaataaacctgCTGCAACATGCTTCATAAGGCTAAGCCTACCACGCCCAACTAAAATTCTGGCCAAGAACAGAAATTCAGCAGGTTGTAGTGAACAATTCATAGAGCAATAGATACAGAATTCACCTGCCCTACAAACTTGGAGTAATTATGGTCTTAAGCCAATTGCCTTTAGGGATGTACTTCTAGATCTCTTATTTCTAAATTAGAGAAATAGTCTAATAAAAGTCTGTAAAACATAGAAAGTCTATGTAAAAGTCTAAAAGTCTGTAAAACATAGAACTATAATTTACTTATTACTACTTATTCACTATTTTTCTATAACTAATGTTTAATCTACTCcaaaaattagaataattttaagtattcatgaatgaactaaaattattataaaattattataaggaTTCATGAATGCATGAATCCATGCATTCATATTtaacatcacattttaaaaactttcctcTCTGAAATTCATGGATTCAGGTCTTCTTTCCAAATGCAGCAgctttagaactaaaacccaatgTTGTGTTTTTCTTCACACTGCGCAGAACATCCAATAGTTTGATGGATCATAATTTTTGTGATAAGTTGTTCACATCTCTTTATAAAGAAGGCTCCCAAGGCCCTCTTTgccaaaatatatttaatctaCTTGCATTTTAATGTCAGTGAAAAATGATCATCTCTACCTGGTTCCCGTGACACGTATCCATCAGCACATGGGATGCAGTCAAAGTAGCATCTTGGTTCCCCGTGACGAATCCCCTTCCGGGTCCCAGGCTGACACACATCAGTACACAATGAATGGGGAAGCTagcaaagacaaataccacacatTAACAGAGCCCTTTGTCTCTACCGCTTGCCAAGCTATGAAAGTTTCCACCTGGATTTCTGTGGACATTTTGTGATTTCTTGGAAAACCTAGGATAACTGGGCAAGAAAAACagacaggacttccctagtgacacagtggataagaatccacttgccggTGTAGGaaacaagggttccatccctggtctgggaggattccacatgccacggagcaactaagcccacgcacaactactgaacctgagcTCTCGAGTCCGTGAGCTGAAACTACCAAAGCCTGCAcgcctagggcctgtgctctgcaacaagaggagccgccacaatgagaagcctatgcactgcaacagagtagcccctgcgcgctgcaactagagaaagtctcaCAAAGCCATagacaaaaatgaataaacaaataatttaaaaacaaataaaatgttttaaaaaagaataacaaagagaatAATGATCTGGAAAGCCTAGAGGAATTTTGCTAATAGTCCTGAAGTTGATTCTAGAATTAGGCTTCTAGAAAAATCCAGTGGTTGCTTCTAGAAATTAGCAAAGCTAAACCTAACTCTTTCTAACTTTGAAGACTCAGACCAGGCTCCATGTCCATGGGGTTCTGAGGAGAGGACAATTTGTCAAGCCTCTTTCTGCTTGAGGGGAGACGCCAAGAATCATCCTGAGTGCCTGAGAAAAACTTCTCAGCAAGGTCATCCCAACACAGCCTGCATATCATTCAgtcagtacaaaataaaaatgaaagatctaCTCCATGAGGAAAATTCCACAGCAAAAAGGAAAAACGGACAAGGCACAGCACTGGGATATTTTCTCgtaaaaagtttagaaaacttGGTGATAAACATAGTACATTGTACATGGTTGTGTACATTGAAGTCCATTATAAATGCAATGTTTGTAAATTTATATCTTAATGTAAATGACGAGCTTCCCATTTAAAAAGGAGATAAGATGTATTTTTCCATTAAGCAAAGATTCATTTTGGAAAGTGAAAAGATTCATTTTGGATATCAGAATTTTCCTATGTTGAGTTTTGCAAGATAAATCTGAGTTAGATAACAATGGAAAATATCAGAAATCTCTGAGCTCAGTTACAGTATATAagattatttaaatatgtatttttaaacataatagaTTGGCTTCTTATaagttgtgtgcgtgtgtgtatgtgtgcgtgatCACAGAATGACTTTATTTCCTCTCTCCTGATCCAATATTCTAAAAAGTGttagtattagtctctcagttgtgtctgactctttgtgaccccatggaccataccccaccaggctcctccgtccatggaattctccaggcaagaacactggagtgggttgccatttccttctccagggcaccttcccaacccagggatcaaatctggggctcccaccttgcaggcaggctctttacagtctgagtcaccaaaaagagctctttatatatatacCTTTCTTTGAAAATCATCACAATAAGTTGATgcctttttgttctctttctgagtATCGCTTCCCTTCTCAACCTCATGATCTCACTTCCAACCCACTCACCTCACTAAAATATTTCTTGTCATGTCTGACacattctcctttctctctcttagaTATCTGACACTCTTGATCAACTCCTCCCTGAAATGCAGGCTCCTTTGGCTTCCATTGggtcctctttatttattttgttggttCTACTTCCTCTACCTACCTCATCACTGTTGGCATTCTTTTGGCTTTTGCTCTTACTCTTCTTATCTTTCAGTATAAAGCAGCTCATTCATTCTCTTCTGTTCAACCAGCATCTCTGCACATGAACTCCCAAATCTTGACTTTAGCACCAGCCTTTCCTACCTAAACCTCTAATTCCACATCTTAAACTTCCATCATGTCCCTACTCTGAAATTCCATCCTCAACTTAAACTCAACATGTCCAAAACTATCCCCATTTACCCAATTCCTCCTCCCCAATTCCCCATTTCTGTCATTGACACCACCAGTCTCAACCATCATCTCCAACCATATTTTCTACTACTTGCCCACATGAACCTTCACTCAGGCCCACCTGCTCACCAACTTCCAAACTCAGTTTATTATCATGAGTTAAATCATGCCTACACCATCTACTAATTGTTGATGCAGGGGACTTTCAAGGTCATTTCATCAGCAAATCCAGTGGATCCTACTCTTGTCCACTCTGGTCTAATTGAAACATGGCAGATAGaataattctttaaattctaaGTGGGATCATAACTCTCCTCTGTCAAAACTTTCCATGGCTCACCAtttcactcagagtaaaagccaaagtctttCAACAGCCCCCAAGGCTCTATGTGACCTGACACTCTTCCACCCCTCTCACCTCCTGTTCCACCCCTCTCACCTCCTGTTCCACCCCTCTCACCTCCTGTTCCACCCCTCTCACCTCCTCTTCCAcccctctctcacctcctcttccacccctctctcacctcctcttCCACCCCCTCACCTCCTCTTCCACCCCTCTCACCTCCTCTTCTACCCCCTCACCTCCTCTTTCACCCCTCTCACCTCCTCTTCCACCCCTCTCACCTCCTCTTCCACCCCTCTCACCTCCTCTTCCACCCCCTCACCTCCTCTTCCACCCCTCTCACCTCCTCTTCTACCCCCTCACCTCCTCTTTCACCCCTCTCACCTCCTCTTCCACCCCTCTCACCTCCTCTTCCACCCCTCTCACCTCCTCTTCTACCCCCTCACCTCCTCTTTCACCCCTCTCACCTCCTCTTCCACCCCTCTCACCTCCTCTTCCACCCCTCTCACCTCCTCTTCCACCCCCTCACCTCCTCTTCCACCCCTCTCACCTCCTCTTCTACCCCCTCACCTCCTCTTTCACCCCTCTCACCTCCTCTTCCACCCCTCTCACCTCCTCTTCCACCCCTCTCAACTCCTGTTTCACCCCTCTCACCTCCTCTTCCActactctctctctttccagcCACACTGAACCCTTTCTTATTCTCCTAAAATGCCAAAGACACCCCCTAACTCAGGGTTTAGAAGTTACTGTCTCTTCTGTatggaatgctttttctgtagATTTAATGCACTGATTCACTTTCTTCTCAGTCTTTGTTCAAATGTCACTCCAGTGAGGGCTTCCTTGATCACACTATGTGAAATTACACTCCCCCCCCCAGCACTTTACCATAATCCCTACTATTTTTCTCTCCTTAACATTATCACCCATTAAAATACTGTATCacttacttatttatcttatatgttgCTTCTTTCTTCCCACTGAAATGTTAGTCTTACCATTAAGTAGGAATTTGTTCTGTTTTGTACACTGGCACATCCCCAGCTCCTAGAATAGTGTGTAGCACATATAATattgtgctcaataaatatctattcaGCTAATTAATGATTTGATTGTAAGTGTTGTGAGGGCAGTAGTCTTTTGATCCTTTTGCAGTGCTTAACACAGAGGCagacacatagtagatgcttagtGACTTTGTATTGAATTACATTTGAACCAGTTTCATTATACAAGTATAATCTTGGGAATTTCCTAActgcctagtggttaggactttgtgctttcactgcagatggtgcaggttcagtccctggtcagggaagtaaaatcccacaagctgcatcgTGCAGccagggagaagaaataaataaagtgtaTTAATGTATATAACTCTAGttttaataaagataataaaaataaaattactatgcTCTAATGAAATGCTGTTAAAATAGAAATCTACTAATACATTTCACTCATTTTCCATCAGTTTTTAGCAGAACAAACATTCTATGAACTTTGTATATACAAGCAGCAACATCTCTTTTTTCATGCAAAACATTATATTGAGCACCTGCTCTACATCTAGCACCAGGAATACAAAAGGGAACAGTCTCAGGCCCCATTCAGGGAGAGAGTTCTGGGCCACAGAAGGTGGTTTATACTCTAGACCTAGAGCAACTCTGTCTTTCTGCAATGATGGAGTGTTATATATTGTATTGTCCAATATAGTAACTTGTAGCCACACATGGAGGTTGAGCACTTGGAATGTAGTTAATGTGCtaagaaactaaaattttaattttatttaattgcagttaaatcttaattttaaaagccacatgtggctaggaATACCTGTATTGGACAGAGAAGCtctaattcaaagaaataaaatgcagaagAGAGCTATGGCCCCTACAGTGGCAAACACTAAGTTTTTACTTTTATCCTGCCATAATGTATtcaagggcttcactggtggctcagacacaagagtctgcctgcaatgcaggaaacttaggttggatccctggattgggaagatcccctggagaagggaatggctacccactccagtattcttgctggagaattccatggacacaggaacctggcaggctatggtccatggggtggcagagtcagacacgactgagtgactaacactaaccaTATATTCAAGAGCTGCTTAAGGCCAGGCTAAGTAAGGGAGGGagtagtatgtatgtatgtatgtatgtatgtatgactaTATATGAGTCTGTGTATGTTTACTGATACTCATGGAAAACCAAGGaccgattctccaggcaagaacactggagtgggttgccatttccttctccaatgcatgaaagtgaaaagtgaaagggaagtcgctcagtcgtgtccgactcttagcgagcccatggactgcagcctaccaggctcttctgtccatgggattttctaggcaagagtactggagtggggtgccattgccttctctgaagagagagaaagagagataaaaagatgCCCTCGATATCTGGCACAGCATAGGGGATCGGAAATCTTAATTTTCTTGTCACGTATTTCTATATCCTTTCCCAGTATGATTCAGAAAACTATTTAGGGACCTCAGATCTCAGGCCAAAAGGGCCATACAAGAAGAGAGGACATACATGAACAAGAAACAAGATGTAGAAAGACAACTTCCCCGCAAAATAGTCTTGCAGCCACAAATAAAAAAACGCTAGCTGTCCTGACACCCACTTACAACTCTCTCTCACTCCTGCTGGTTCCTCTGGCAGATTCACATGGTAGATTAAATTGCCAGTGCCCTTCTGCCACCCTATTGTTTTACTCTAACACTACAGGTAAACAGTAAACCAGAATATCAAAAGACCTACAGTCCTACAACTAATATTTCACTCAGGGTAAAAAGTTCAGCTGTTTGGTAAGTGATGAGTTTTCTGGTGAACTTCCCCTAGGGCTTCTCCAGGTATTATCTTTACATTGTATAACCAGGGGACCCAGTCTCTCTTTtaaaagcttctttttaaaatgttcagagCTGCAGTTCTGCATATCAAAGCCCTCCTGTTGCTATAGGAGGTGGAgggattaaaaattttataattgttggtgtgttagtcactcagtcatgtacaaccctttgcgaccccatggactggagcctgccaggctcctctgtcagccTACCATTAGGGTAATGGTAACTGCTAAATTATGAATCTCTCCACAGTCTCTGCAAAAGaccatacagattttttttaatgtaaataaaatcacACAGGACCCACAACTTCAGCTTCATAAAGAGCCTAAAAATGCTACGAATTTCAAAGTAATTAAATTCTAGCAAGCACACCTCTAGAGCGCCCTCTTCATCCATAGATGTATGGAAAATGAGGGAATTCTGGGAAAACTGTGCAGAAAAAAGTAAGAGGGAGAAGACAAACTAAGGTTAATAGAGAGTAGACAAAATCATTCctagaaataaaatgtcaggtTATAGGGCAAGGTCTTCAAGGTGGGACTCAGAAGGATGGTTTCACCACTGTGGTGGGACCAGAAGGGATACAGAGGGAGAAGTACATATTCTGCGATGTGACAGGAAGAGTAAAAAGTTAGAAAGGAAAACTAAGAACTCtgtaaaaacaaaagtgaacCATAAAATCAAAATACACATTAAGCCTTCCCTTTCCACAAAAAAAGTCATTCCTTAAATAAACTGCTCTTTACTCTACCCACAAAAGAAGACAGTCTTGAAATAGAGATTTGTGACCCACCCAAACCCATCATCCTTATCCAAAAAATCAACCAAAAATGTAATTGTGACTCCATATTCATTTACTCTAGgaagaaagcagaaaatgaaaaccaaaacattatagcagaagaggatgtggagagaagggaaccctcctacactgttggtgggaatgtaaattgcagCCACTAATGGAGAACAGTGGGGAGATTCCTAAAGAactaaaaaatagagctaccatatgacctagcaatcccactcctgggtatacatccagagaaaaccataatttgaagagatacatgcaccccagtgttcactgaagcactatttaaaatagccaggacatagaagcaacataaatgtccatcaacagaggaatggttaaagaaaatatggtgtgtatgtgtagatactcacaatggaatattattcagtcattaaaaaagaacaaaataatgtcatttgtagcaatatgaatggacctagagattgtcatactgagtgaagtaagtcagacacagaaagataaatatcatattatattgcttgcacatagaatttttttttaaaaggtacaaatgaacttacttacaaaatagaagtaGAGTCACCaatgtaaaaaacaaatttatgattaccagtggggaaaaggggagggtggaataaattgggagattgggatagacatgtacacactactatatataaaatagacaactaataaggacctcctgtatagcacaaataactctactcagtactctataatgacctgtatgggaaaagaatctaaaagagagagagtcgtataactgattcactttgttatatgcctgaaactaacagaacattgtaaatcaactatactccaataaaaactttaagaaagctaaaatggagctaccatatgatcctgcaatcccagtcctgggcatatacctggagaaaatcataattcaataaGATACATTcatctcaatgttcattgcagaaagagaaagacaaataccatacgatctcacttacatgtggaatgtcAAATATGACAcgatgaacatatctatga is part of the Bos indicus x Bos taurus breed Angus x Brahman F1 hybrid chromosome 1, Bos_hybrid_MaternalHap_v2.0, whole genome shotgun sequence genome and encodes:
- the LOC113898073 gene encoding vomeronasal type-2 receptor 1-like, which encodes MKIMIHTIKEINERKDILPNITLGYQIFDTCYTISKSMEAALVFLTGQEENKPNFRNGTGAMLAGIHGAGGSSLLVAASRVLGLYYLPQVGYASTSLLLSDKYQFPSYLRTVASDKIQSEAMVQLIQHFGWVWIGTIAADDDYEKYGIKIFKEQMESVNLCVAFSKTIPKVHSSLFLMYYMKTLQFTTHNGMRIEIDDNGDVTGYYDILNWQLDDNGEVAFVKAGEYIFTDSKFELVMIKNATIFWNTESSELPHSLCTDVCQPGTRKGIRHGEPRCYFDCIPCADGYVSREPGQRECDQCGEDYWSNPQKSECVLKEVEFLAYDEALGFTLVILSIFGALLVLAVTTVYVIHRHTPLVMANGRELSFLIQVSLVITLLSSMLFISKPYNWSCMACQITLVLGFSLCLSCILGKTISLFSAYRISKSKTQLISIHPLYRKIIVLTSVLVEIGVVAQTVKSYLVLNPPRVYKNMESQNIKIILECNEGSIEPLCSTFGMDVFLALLGFLTTFVAHQLPQDNYYEGKSITFGMLVVLIIWIVPAYLSTKGKFKVAVETFAILASSYGLFGCTFAPKCFIILLRPKKNMNEIVGGRVPALHKSIQLTSASSVKSKVNNTSVSTVLDD